The DNA window TGCATAAAATAGAGAATgtcggagctcagaaaagggacGAGTTAGTGATATTCTGTCTCGTAATACGTATAGTTGAAAATGTTAAGTACAAATGGGTCgagtttgtaatattttttaaacaattatgcaaaaattaaatgCCATGTTCTCAtcattactgaaatataataaaagtctattgcagaatctttactatGTCTCTTTAGCCCTTCTACATTtgcatcttttcaaaagaaatggaaaaatctgaaaatgaggaaattatGGCTGCACCCCCTTCCCCCCAGTGTCACTCATAACACATCACAATAACCCCTCCCCGCCCTAAGGCGTtaagtaatttttgaacggccccttaAGTAACATTTAGCAGTATTTAGCAATATCTTAGTTTTTTATAGTTCGGCTGATTATAAGGTGTGTACAAGCACAGCACAGGTAAACACACCCTCAAAATTCAACACATGAAAGAACCTCGgacaaaatttctttccaaaTACTTGTGTTATCAGAAGTTTGCATTCATAGAATCTAGTCGGGGTTCAAAGGTTTATTAGTAAATTtagtaattatatttgtatacttGGTTAAACATTCGACAATTTTATATAACTTCAGTGATATCTTACAGATGGGAATATAACATTTTACACTTAAGAGACTAGTCTCTTCACAAACTTTAGAATCCCTTCACACCTTTGATGtggtaatttttgaacggccaaagtaacatttagcagtttagcaaatttagtttttatgttcTGATTAAATAGCACAGGTAAAACACTGCTCAAAATTCAACACATGAAAGAATCGAcaaaatttttccaaaacttttatcAAATTTCTCATAGAATCTAGACaaaggtttttgttttaattatatttgatatatttggtTAAACCTTCGACAATTTATTGATTCTCAGTGATGTTAGATGGGAACCAACATTCAATGCAAAAGACTAGTCTCTTCACAAAATTTTTAGATTCCCTTCACACCTTTGATGTGGTTTTAGCAAAACTTTCCAGTTTAATTATAGATTACTACCCAACATTAGATTACTGCTctaaccaaaaatatttttaaactttgaaaTTCAACATTCTGACATCTTTGTTTTATTaggatatatacatttattgattCTCTATTACACAAACATTCAATGCAAAAATTCAACATTTGCCAACACCAACTGCCTCATGAAGAAGTCTTAAAACACAAATTCAACATTCTAGCTATACCAAACAGAGCAGTTTCAACACATTTCAGCACAAATTCAACATTCTAGCAGTCATCAACACTACATGCAACATAAACACCAGCACAAATTCAACATTCTAGCTATACCCAACAGCCTAGCAGTCACAAACATTACAACTGCACAAACACCAGCACAAATTCAACATTCTAGCTATACCCAACAGCCTAGCAGTCATCAACACTACATGCAGCACAAACGCCAGCACAAATTCAACATTCTAGCTATTCCCAACAGCCTAGCAGTCACAAACACTACATGCAGCACAAACGCCAGCACAAATTCAACATTCTAGCTGTACCCAACAGCCTAGCAGTCACAAACACTACATACAACACAAACACCAGCACAAATTCAACATTCTAGCTATACCCAACAGCCTAGCAGTCACCAACACTACATGTAGAACAAACGCCAGCACCACTATCCTAGCCGACACCAACACTAAATTTACCATCGCATGTGCTGCCATTAGTTTTGTTACAAAAGCACAAACACGACTGACTGATATCAGAGCTTTTTGAACGGATGACCTGATGTGTGCTGTGGTCCTGAATATCAGAGCTTTTGTTAAGGATAGACTGTAGTTACAGCATCTGAgtgaatatatttaaagtgatgGTAAATGTTGCTGTACCTTAGGATTGTATTGATGGTTTTAAATCAAATTCGTAAATActgaattgataaatataaattgctGAATATTGAATGTTGCTTTACCTTAGCATCGTACTGATGGCTTTAAATCAAATTCGTAaatattaaattgataaataaattgctaaatgttactgatattaaatattcaaaaacaaactgGTGAAGACCAAATCTTGTTAAATGTTACTGATACTGATAAATAGTAGATTCATATACATTAAAgaacaattttcattctttctggaACCTTGCTctaatttttatataacattcaTTCTTCTAATAGATCCATGAAAAGTTCCACTTCGATAAATTTCTCTTCGACCGACATTCTTCTACATGACTAGACTGAGTGCGCAGGACGGTTGAGTCAGCTCGCGGGTGCAAAATATTGAGTCGCGATGGTGCAAAGCCTGAATGAGCTGCAAGGCGGCACTTCTGAGGTTTTGAAGAGTTAATTTTCCCTGGTCTTGAAATGCGGTTGAATCTAGACTCATCTTGTCAACGATGGCTGATCTGCAACAAAATAACTTTTAGTATTGTTTCAATTATCCCTTCAGTGTAAGTTAAACTAAGGAGGATCAGCGAACCCCATTCTGAGAGCCCTGTCAAGAGTTATTTCCAAGTAGCTAATATGTTTTATTAGTTATAGGCATTTCAGTTTCATAAAGTCTAATTGAAAAACTTCGACCCACCCAAGTTCCAGATTTATTGTCATGCTTCAAAACTGGACATTTTATGCTTTAGAGTGCATCAAACTCAGGACAAAAATCAGAAGTAAATCGATTCCCACAAGGAGTACGTGTGTTTTGATcattgttttagaaaaaaaagataaccgAACGTTGGTTTTGTCAAACTTCCGATGAACTACAACTTGCACTTGAAAGTTGCTCAGTACGAGAAATTTTAGCAAGCAACAGATTTTCTTAGTGGGGAATGCAAACCGTGAGAAAATTTAGTATCTTGGAATTCTTTAGTGGACTTGGACATCCAGGATTTCAAAAGTATGGAGGGTTTAGCTATGTTCTGGATCAGTTAGCATTATATGAAAAAAGGTTTAACTGATCTTAATCACTGCCCAAAGCAatttcccctcaaaaaaaaatttctactgcTGACCTCGACTGATACCGACAAAGTTAACAAAGTGTTCAGCTTTACTTAACTATGTCATGATTATGCACACAGGCAGAACTAGTTGAAATTACGACAAGTAACTTGTCAAGCAATCTTAAAATATAGCTCCAACTAAACTTTATAAAATTGTAAAGCCTAAGTAAACTAAGACCATTACGtcaaaatgaaagtacagtaaaggTCAAGTAGCCTACAACTGCTCTACAGGAGTGTCTTAATCAGTGCCATGGTTGTCTTGTGATATTCCCTTTTGGTTACGGAAAATTCATGCTCAGCAAGTTTCTTGCATGGACACTGAAGTCTAAGACTGGTCTGCTATGATGGATTATAttgttaattataattcttttgctGGAGAAAAGGCTCaagaagaattttattaaaactaCTACAGGGCAAGTCCTAAAACCTGATTTCTTACGCGAGCAAGAGCGTCATTTTTCAATGtaagcactgatttttttttatattcattcaactTCCACTTCCATATTGAGTTTAAGTTGATCATTTCAGTGCGTCAGGTTATCAGGACTTATTTGGAGTTCCACGTTCAACGTTTACATTACCTCGTTAAGTTTTCAGTATTTACTTTTCTATAAACTCTTGCAATACTATTGATAGTCAGTTCTCAAGTGACATTTAATCAGACTTGCAGCTTCCATTTCAATGTTCCATTACACCACTGCCAACCTTTCTGTGTTCACTCAAAGGCAAGTAATGTAACTACCTACCAGTAAGTTACATTGTCACATAAGTGCTATTTACTTGGActccagattttattttatttattttttttaaatgcaaatggCTGAAATCAAATCATGCTGAACTGAGATTATGGTCACAGTAATCACTAAACATGTCTAACATTGTCAGTTTATCCCTTAGtacaattaaaggaaaaattcaaaatttttacgtCAAGGAAATTCCCACTAAGATCTTAGCCATTTCACAGTCTTTTGGGATTTTAAATCTAGCTTAAAAGTTTAAATTAGTAACCATTTCAGATTTTCCAGACTAAAAGTTGATTGGAAAAACCACTAGTTTTCGTCACGTCATTACCATCATTTGCTAGTCAAAGGGGTTAAGTGAAAATTTTTGGCAAGCAGGTCAATTTTAGTTATGTCTGATTTATACAGAACCCATCACCAAAACAGGATAcgataaagtaaaatttttaatgtattatctACTCAACTAGTATTCAATATTAGGTTTCTTTTCAACCCCTTACTTCAAGAACGAAGCTTTGCAGTCTTCATAAACAACCCTTGGCGCcgtcgaaaaatgtttaaagaggctgttccatagATAGTGTGGTACTCCTGATCGGCGAAATCTGTAAAAGTACAAAATTTACCAAATAAATTCACCATTAGCAATAACTcaataattcagtaaaaattaaaatatgctttTACCTCACCGCCCGTGGTGTTTAAAGAACCATTTTCGACAGAATTTAAATATAAGCGCTGCTCATACGCTTTAGTTTCATTTCCTGGTTAACCCTACTTAACAAGgtatttgttttgcttcctttGCCCTGACAGTCTAtccttttcatcctttatttttaattcattgagCGTTCcataattatattgtatttaagAGCTATCGCACTTAAGTTTGTCCCCTTGATTGTCGCTATTGCGCAGCACATTTTTTTATGGGCTATAATTTAACATCTACATTCATGTGTCTGTTTCTCAAAACCCTTAAGTTCCCCCTCAAGCTTCAGCACCAAATCTGATTCTTAAACAGTTTATTATTAACTGTCGGGACTTTCAGCTGACTCTTCCTTCAGAATTCAGAATTACACTAGTTCATGATGTACTTCACTGGATCTGTTAAGTGAATGCATTGCTTACTTCTGGccaatatcaaatattaaaaccGGAATTTTCATCAAAAATTACGAGAATACCAAAGAGCTATTTCAGCAAAATCGTAAAAGAACGATGACATGGTAAATTAAATGTTCACAATAAAAGTGTAACAGGGTACCTGTAGAAGTCCTCTGAATATTTCAGCTTCTGATCTTCAGTTATAAAGATCAGCCAATGTAAGTCAACTTCACGCAACGTCGATTTTGCAGACAGCCACATCGTAGCAATTACCGCTCaaactaatttaaaaattttatgtcttAATATTGACAAACCCATAGACGGTCGTGAAACTAGTAAGCAGCTTCCACAATCCACTGAAGAAACCGTAAAATAATGACTAAACTGAGTGGTGGAACATTGCAGTATGCTAGAAACTTCGTCGGAAGCGACACTTTCTTGTTAGCTGTATTAGGAAACTAAACACTGATCTAGGATgtacattaaatatttaatgataCTAAAGCCATTTAAATATCAAATCTCGAGAAGCTACAACTTAAACCTTCCATGATGCAAGTTAAACACTCAAAAACCACATTTAACTCAAAAGGAGGAATACTTAATTCGAGCAACCAAAATCCTTAGGtcttccattaaaaaataaaagccacagACGTACAAACATCAGTCCGAACAAATTAACATGCAGCGAATTATCTAAAAAAATCAACCTGTGATAAGTATAACTTCACTACTACCATACTACCAAGATTCCTTGACAAACAAACAACTTTacccaaattttaaaatattaaatttaggccgaCAAGGGGCCTCATAGGGAGGCATTCTCGTGCTGGAGTTTGTGTTAGGGAACTGGGATAATGCATTTTACAAAGAACTATAACATCACAAGTCAAGTCAATCGTGAAGGTCGCCTCTtcaagcactaaaaaaaaatcaatatgaaatgtcTAGAGTGCATTGAGACGCTTTACAAAAAGCCAAAAGGTTATTACATGGCCAATAAAAGCTTCCCCACGAGCTTTGCAATTATCAACCTcaatttttgtaatttgaaaaacAGGCAAGGCATCGACatgttaaacaaaaaatgaattctttaagtACCACACGGACCGATAGGAGAACTTCCATAAGAACTGTGGAAATTTAGTCTCAGGATGAGAACTTCGGTACCAACAACCAGCACAACTGTTCTGACACTACCtgttaaaacaaattaacaaaattaatgcaaGAGTAACATCACATTACTTTCCGAATAAAATTAACGTCTGCTTGACACTTTATTTGCACGACAAATTGACCATTCAAGAATTTACAGAATTATTGCTTTTCTGAGTGACTACCTTTAGCACTATTTCCGAGTGACTACTTTTGGAACTTTATTCCTATTATCGTCCAAATGTACTCTGTCATGCTTTCATTTAGCATTCAATCTAATCTGGACAAAATATAAAGGTTTTAGTGGCAAAGATTTAAACCTACCAATTTTTATGGGATCTAAAAAAATCTCTAAGTTCTTAGTCACTTTCAGATATAGAAATCGAGTTATCCCTTAAACATctatgaaaactataaaaacaaccaCCGAATTATTTTGTGGCTCTCATATTAACCAAATAGGTCCTCTTGCGGAGTAATAATCTCgtttaaatctaaaaagatttCCAAGTCCTACTCAGAATTTAGAGAGAACTATTGGGCATTAAGACGGTCGTCACCTACAAAAACAGCATTACCAAAAACACTTATTAGAGAGTGCAAACCCTATAATTCAGTACCGTCATAGGGGTATGAAATTTATTAAGAATTAACGAAACTTATTTCCCAAAGCTCAAGAGTAAAACTACTCATTCGTGTCGATTTTAAGGACTTttgtacagaaaatgaaagattcaACTTTACTCCCAAGCCTCCTTTAGTTTATGTGGGCAAAATCAAGCGCAGACAATATAGTTACTCAGTTAATCTGCACTAAAACGATTCAGTATCCACCATCAAGCAAGAAACTTTACCAAAGCAGTTGTGGCAAGTGTCTGACCCTGTTAGCTCTCCGAAAGCGAACACGAAAACCACCTGACTATAGTTACGGTTCTAAGACTTCTAAGGGAAAGTTTgtatctaatccttcaggccacaGGAATGCGGCTTCCACTCTTCACACTTTACTTCACTCGGATTTAGCAACCTACCAGGCTGAAATACCAATGGTCAAAGGCAACATTCTGCCACTTCcatgttacagaaaaaaaaaaactgatatttgaaaaaagtacaatcaaatgaataaacaagactTAAGAAACGTAATGGAGAACAAGTTAGGGACTCAAGCGATACGAACGTTGCTGTACAGATGCCTCTCTCTACACCCAATATGTACTAGTTATCAAGGGCCAGGCAATCTATGGAATGAGAATATTACAATACAGTTGCAAAGAATGCGTATAGGTAAAAAACAAacctaaattttgaaaatattcacaCTGCAGTCGCTCATATAAGACACTACCAGTTGCTAGAATATACCTAGCCGATGGAAAACAGGGATATTAGAAAATATCACAGTAAATTTTGGATGACCCAAAACGTCACGAACAGTTCTTAAAGAGCTAGAAAGCAGTTTACTTACTggtaatactgaaataaaattaaggtCGTTTGTTTCAGAAGAGTATGGATACTAAACTtactgacaaaatgaaaaaaagtgcaaTTCTACTACAAGGATCCAGTATAAACTAACCAGCAAGAGCAACGCAGGTACAAAGCAATTGAGCTTtagtactaataaaaaaaaaaaaaaaaaaaaaaaaaaaaaaatcgtgttagATGTGGATTTTCgaaaatacagtacataagaGGGATTTGTGCTGATCCCTAAAGCTAACAGAATGAATGCTTACGAACCTTTAAAACAGGATACCCAGCTAAAAGGCCTTCACACAAGGGACTTTAGCTCCCGTGTTGGTGCGAAACCAGTTAAGTCTAAACCATTAACGATGTTTCTCTAAAAGGAACATAAGACTATATACACCATTAAATTATTTCAGCACGAACATAAAATCGTAAATACCACAATTAATGAActttaatcaatattttgaaCAGTTCAGCTTTCAAACGCTAGAAAGCGACTGACCTTCCTGCTTCAATTTCCTAGATGGTTCTGATCTCTTCCTTACTAAGCAACAAGCAAACCCATATAACCTGCAGGTCGAATTATAAATACGCAGGCTTGCCTTAAGTAGCAATAATTCTTGTTCATTTAGTGACTAAGCTATCCAGACAAGAGCCCTTAATCATCTAGACCCAAGTATCCTTTATGAAGTACCAGCAAattagtatatactgtaatactacGAGAGTAAAAGGTTAATACAATAACCTAAAAAGTCCACATTTAGTGTTAGGGAACCGACCATTAAGTTAAGGTTCCAGTCCCTTTAgaaagtggctgtgatgtccTGTCTGCCAGTTTTACGAAGTTGAACGAAACTACAATGGTTTACCATCGATATTAAAATTAACTTTAGTTATTTAGGAATAGTTACAGTCAAGGTTATAATCTAATCTTTGCGAAAAACTAAGTTAATCGCTCAGATTTCTTGCATTTAAGATATTTACTGGTGAGATAAAATGTTTGACAAGTTGCCCTCGCAAATACTTATTTGAGACGCATATAACAGACAAGCAAAGTGTGCCTTTAAAGTAAATGAGGGTCTGTTAAAACATAAGCACACATTTCACTTTACCTAATTCCCAGAATAACATGCTACAGCAAGGACACTTCCGGATTCACTGACGTTACCCGGGCTGCGGGCTATAAACACGTCCCTAACGGGGAGGAACTATAAAGCCTTGCTTCAGCCACTGAATTAAAGCCAGCTTATTCTTGACCCTAACAGTTTCACGACGTAATTTGCCATATGGCAAAATTTTCTAATACCGCACACCAAAGTTGCACTATTAAATGTATGAATACTAAATTTTCTTTCTGCGGTTCCATTTTCTAGCAGTATtcgcatttttttaaatacttatgcAATGTTTGTATACCTGCTGTAAAATAGCCTTAAACAAGGTTTTCCTGTTTCACACACGCTTTTCCTATCAAGATTACAAATTTCTGCAAGTAATTTCACAAGAGATTTCACTAACTAGCCAAATCCGAACTACCAGTAACATTCTCGCCTCACACACCTGTACTACTCGCCAGCACTAAAAGTTGCGATAATACAAATCTTCATAAGGCTTAATCTTTATCCTGAAGTTACTAAACTTAAGAAAATTATGACCAAAAGCAGCCAAGTTAAAATACCGCGTTCACCAAGTTCAAAGATTTAGATTGCGGGCACTTCTGCAAATTTGTCTTTGGTACATCGTATTAATGAAAAAAGGATTAAACAGACCATGGCTAGAGTTCTGCAGTTAAGAAGGAATTTCAGATAAAGCTTACATGCCTCTCCTCCAGaaagttcagaaaaaaattatgaaccgcagttttgaaaattaagatTTACAGAGCAACCTTCTCCCTGTAACAAAGCTAAAATCCAAACAATCATCAGTGTCACTAGCCAGTTTACGAGAACCGGTTTATATTTGCCATGTCAAAATTTTCAAGATCCTAAAACCGCAAAGAAATACCTTATCCATATATCGTCTAACCAAAAGGACAGTTCATACGTTTGCAATTACCAAAAGCAAGTCTCTTCCTGCCAAGGAACAACCAACTAACAAGTGCCCAATGTACCGGTTTCTTCACCAAGGCCTTACCCTGCGTATGTTCACAAAAAGCATTCCATCACCCAACACTTCACATACCAggccaaaaatattttcactgaaaaaacttTACACCAAAGGCTATGAAAATTTACTTGCATTATCCCAAAAACTAATTAAGTTACACTTTAAATTTCTCAGAACACTTTCAGCACAGTACACACACCAAACAGCCGGCTGTTGCACTATTAAATGTATGGACACTAAATTTTCTTTATGCGGTTCCATTTTCTTAGCAGTATTcgcattttttaaatacttatgcAATGCTTGTATACTTgctgtaaaattttaaataaggCTGTTTCACAGGAAAATGCTTTTCCTGTCAAGATTACAAATTTCTGCAAGTAATTTTCACAATAAACGATTTCAGTAACTAGTCAAATCCGAACTACTAGTAACATTCTCGCCTCACACACCTGTACTAACAGCACCTGAATCTCAGAAAAAGACCAGCCATTGTAAATAAAGCACTGTTGCTAAGTTTACACAATTCATTAATTTCATGTTCTCATGACTTCATAAGGCGTAAAAATCTTTACCCTGAAGTtactaaatttaagaaaattatgaccAAAAGCA is part of the Macrobrachium rosenbergii isolate ZJJX-2024 chromosome 9, ASM4041242v1, whole genome shotgun sequence genome and encodes:
- the LOC136841374 gene encoding uncharacterized protein, coding for MWLSAKSTLREVDLHWLIFITEDQKLKYSEDFYRFRRSGVPHYLWNSLFKHFSTAPRVVYEDCKASFLKSAIVDKMSLDSTAFQDQGKLTLQNLRSAALQLIQALHHRDSIFCTRELTQPSCALSLVM